Proteins encoded in a region of the Paenibacillus pedocola genome:
- a CDS encoding tetratricopeptide repeat protein, with amino-acid sequence MFKILGFLLLIRLVGNPFLALIILLVILYFLDRRYVGIFPSITRPFRRSRQISRLRTTISLNPNDVSAKFELARLLVERKRYNESKDLLLQITDRYEQSAEYWVELGYVNLKLGLMPEGEAQMLQGLEINRRARYGQPYLQLAETFRGVDQDKALYYVSQFQEIQSSSSEAYYLAGSMYKALGRNEDAKRAFEESTAIYRTLPKYKKRQERGWALRSYFAKMR; translated from the coding sequence ATGTTTAAAATCTTGGGCTTTTTACTTCTAATCCGTCTGGTGGGCAATCCTTTTCTTGCCTTGATCATTTTGCTGGTGATTCTGTATTTCCTGGACCGCCGTTACGTCGGCATCTTCCCCAGCATCACCAGACCTTTCCGGAGGAGCCGGCAAATATCCAGACTGCGGACCACCATTTCGCTTAATCCCAACGATGTTTCTGCCAAATTCGAACTGGCCCGTCTGCTTGTTGAACGCAAGCGGTACAACGAATCCAAAGATCTTCTCCTGCAGATCACAGACCGGTATGAACAATCCGCCGAATATTGGGTGGAGCTCGGATACGTGAATCTGAAGCTAGGTCTGATGCCGGAAGGTGAGGCTCAGATGCTGCAGGGACTTGAGATCAACCGCAGAGCACGATACGGCCAGCCTTATCTTCAGCTCGCGGAGACATTCCGTGGTGTAGATCAGGACAAAGCGCTGTACTACGTGAGCCAATTTCAAGAGATTCAGTCTTCATCCAGTGAAGCCTACTACCTTGCCGGCTCTATGTATAAGGCACTCGGCAGGAATGAGGATGCCAAACGGGCTTTTGAGGAATCCACGGCAATCTACCGCACCCTCCCGAAATACAAAAAACGCCAGGAACGCGGCTGGGCACTGCGCAGCTATTTTGCAAAGATGCGTTAA
- a CDS encoding aldo/keto reductase: protein MSTVTSPIELRKLGQSDLEVSPLGLGCWQFSRGSGIVGKYWSNLEDADILEIVRASLEGGMNWVDTAEIYGGGKSEQALAYVLDQLKREGSIHATPLIATKWWPMFRTAGSITSTIDERIRCLGGRNIDLYQIHQPFSLSSIASEMKAMAGLVKAGKIRYVGVSNYSAKQMTEAHHLLQQYGLSLVSNQVKYNLLHRNIDRNGTMAAAKELGISIIAYSPLQQGILTGRFHNDPAQIRAVSRLRRMQSGLDEKSLARSKPLIDLLAVFAEKYGVTPGQIALNWLIYYHGDTVVAIPGASKVRHARENIGAMSFRLDKQELEQLNEASWAALK from the coding sequence ATGAGTACAGTGACATCACCAATCGAATTACGTAAGCTAGGACAATCGGATCTGGAGGTTTCACCGCTGGGCCTCGGATGCTGGCAATTTAGCCGGGGGAGCGGAATTGTAGGGAAGTACTGGAGTAATCTTGAGGATGCGGATATCCTCGAGATTGTGCGGGCGAGTCTGGAGGGCGGCATGAACTGGGTGGATACAGCTGAAATATACGGGGGCGGCAAATCGGAACAGGCGCTTGCCTATGTGCTGGATCAGCTGAAGCGCGAAGGCAGCATCCATGCCACACCGCTGATTGCCACCAAGTGGTGGCCGATGTTCCGCACCGCGGGGTCGATCACCTCTACCATTGATGAACGTATCCGCTGTCTGGGCGGACGTAATATTGATTTATATCAGATTCACCAGCCCTTTTCGTTATCTTCTATCGCCAGTGAGATGAAGGCGATGGCCGGTTTAGTTAAAGCAGGCAAAATCCGTTATGTTGGCGTAAGCAATTATTCGGCCAAACAGATGACGGAAGCACACCACCTGCTGCAGCAATACGGCTTGTCGTTAGTCTCGAACCAAGTGAAATACAATCTGCTGCACCGCAATATTGACCGGAACGGCACGATGGCAGCCGCTAAGGAGCTCGGTATTTCAATTATTGCCTATTCCCCGTTACAGCAGGGCATTCTGACCGGTCGATTCCATAATGACCCCGCACAGATCCGTGCGGTATCCCGCCTGCGGAGGATGCAATCCGGCCTCGATGAGAAGAGCCTGGCCCGCAGCAAGCCACTGATTGATCTTCTTGCCGTCTTTGCCGAAAAATATGGAGTTACACCGGGCCAGATTGCCCTAAACTGGTTAATCTATTATCACGGCGATACGGTGGTTGCTATACCCGGCGCTTCTAAGGTCCGTCACGCCCGGGAGAATATCGGAGCCATGAGCTTCCGGCTGGACAAGCAGGAGCTGGAACAATTGAATGAAGCCTCCTGGGCGGCTTTGAAATAG
- a CDS encoding HNH endonuclease gives MKGQAAGTCELCGRSPLATTVHHLVPREKGGAMQPTALLCKACHRQIHALYTNSDLVRMHLTTLQALRQDQQIAAYLKWISKQPPGAEPKLRKSQRVRSKR, from the coding sequence ATGAAGGGACAGGCTGCAGGCACCTGTGAATTGTGCGGACGTTCACCGCTGGCTACTACGGTCCATCATCTCGTTCCCCGGGAAAAAGGAGGCGCAATGCAGCCCACTGCGCTGCTCTGTAAAGCCTGCCACCGGCAGATACATGCGCTTTATACCAATTCCGATCTTGTCCGGATGCACCTGACCACCCTCCAGGCCCTGCGGCAGGACCAGCAGATTGCTGCATATTTGAAGTGGATAAGCAAGCAACCCCCGGGAGCCGAGCCGAAGCTGCGCAAGTCACAGAGGGTCCGGAGCAAACGGTAA